From the Nostoc sp. PCC 7107 genome, the window GAGCCGGTGCAGCAGCGGAGTGCAGATTAAAGCCACATTGACCGCAGAAAGCAGCATCAGCCTGTACCGTTGCTCCACAGTTAGGACAGTTACTAGTCGCTGGTAAAGGCGTATAGCAAGCTTCACACTGGACAGCGCCGTTGGGATTGGGATGATTGCAATTCGGGCAGACGATCATTGATTTGAGCCTTTGTTGAAGATCAGCGTTAGATAGTACTGGCAAGCAGAAAAAACTCCGTAGATGCTTCTGCTTCTACCAATCGGCAGTTTTGCAAGGGGGCGATTCTAGCTTTCGATTTTAACAACTACTCTTGAGGAAATTAAAAGTAAAAAGGCAAAAGTAAAAAGAATAGACGCTTTTGCCTTTTTACTTTTACCTTTTGACTTTAATTTGGCAATTCCGCCCCAGCTGCTGAATCTAGGAGCCACCAAAGTTCTCCTTGGGGGCGAATTAAGCGAGATGGGTAGCTAAAGTCATCGGCTTGAGGGGCAAAGACTTTGGCTAAAGCTGGTCGTTTATTAGCACCTGCAACGACAAAAATCACGCTGCGAGCCGTGTTGATGAAGGGGTAAGTGAAGGTGATGCGAGGATTTCCGTCTTTGTTACCCACAGTAATTAAGCGATCGCTCACTTTGAGTGCGTCTGTGTGGGGAAACAAAGATGCTGTATGGGCATCATCACCCATACCCAGCAAGATGACATCTAATGATGGGAACTCACCGGGAGCAGTATGAAAAAATTCTCGTAAATCCTGCTCATGCTTGTCAGCCGATAAGGCTGGATCAGCATCTAAAGTAGGGACTGCGTGAATGTTGGCGGCGGGAATGTTAACTCGATCTAGCCATGCACGCCGCGCCATTAATTCATTGCTATCGGGGTGAGATGCGGGAACGTAGCGCTCATCGCCCCAAAAAACGTGAATTTTATCCCAAGGCAAATCTTGAGCAGCGATCGCTTCATATAAAGGCTTAGGTGTACTCCCGCCAGATAGAGCAATCGTAAATTGCCCCCGTTGGGCAATGGCAGTTTCCAACTTCGATAAAATTAACTCCAGCGATCGCGCTACCAGCGCAGACTGATCTGATAGAATTTCTACTGTTTTATTCATGGCTTTATGATTACATTGCCTGCTTCCAGCAATACGATACCGAACTTCTAATCATCCCTCCTTTTACCTTCTAAAACTTTTAACATCATGATTTAAATAGCCACAAATTAACCTCATTTACCGTTATCATCTTTCATGTTCTGTTGTCAGTAGTCAGTGGTACTAACTGGGAAGGGTTTAAGGGGGGTTGGGAGGATTTGAAGAAGATGAAAACGTTAACTAGAACCGTATTGGGTTATGGCTCAATACGGTTCAGTTAAGAAAACTAAATCACAACAAAACCAACAAATGATTACTCAACCAAAACGAAAGAATGATTTTGCAGGGGGTTTGGGGGACGCAACCGTCACCCAATCGGGGGCTTGGGGGATTCTCCCCCAAATCTTGCTTATTGTCCGATAGTTAAGCAGAAATTGAGAAATCAACTCTCATCACCTTAACTGAACCGTATTGAGCTATAGTCTGTCACCTATCACTTGCAACATTACTCAACGGAGTCCAATCCCCAGAAGGAAGAAACGCCGCCCAAAATCTGGGATGCTGATATTCTTGACTATTGAGCAAATCCAACTGTGCAGCACGTAAAGCTTCATGTCTTCCCTTACCCTTCTGCAAATTCTGATAATACTTCACCATTAAATCCTTCGTCGCTGCATCATCCACCAACCACAGACTCAAAACTTGAGATTGGGAACCAGCAATTACCAAAGCCCGCCGTAAACCATACACACCATCGCCAACTTTCACATCACCCTTACCTGTTTCACAAGCCGACAGCACAACTAACTGATTAGAACGCAAATCTAAACCAGCCACTTCCAAAGCTGTCAACACACCATCATCATTCCCTAGGGTGACTTGATTGCGTTTGTTTGCACCAGCTAGAGCTAAACCAGAACGCAATAAGGGATTTTCTACTTGTAAAATATTTGGTTGACTGGGTGTTAACTCTAAATCTGATGATGCGTTGAGGTTTTGTTCCACATCAGTGATAAAGAAACCATGCGTAGCCAAGTGTAAAATGCTCGGACTTTGTATTTGTTTGACTGCGGTTTCTGTCGCATCTTTACCTAAGACTAATTTTGCCTTGGGTAAAACATTTTTAATGGCTATGGCTTCATCTTTAGTAGCAGTTAAAGCTTCAAATTCCAAATTCGCTAAATCACCAGAGCGCAGGTTTTGGGAACTACGCATACCAGATGTTTTCGCAGTTCCTCCAGTTGAGGCTTGATTATCGTAGTCAATATCTGCCAACACCACAGGCGCAGAAGCATTCTGGTTATTTGCTTGAAAGCGTAACAAATCTCTGCCACTGGTAAGGTAAGAAAAAGCATAACTCTGAATCAAGAATTTATCTTGCTGATCCTTTAAGGCTTCAAAGGGAATTAATGTTAATTGCCCATCAGGAGAAATCAAAATATGCCGCGCATCACCCAATAACGGACGGATAGGTGCGATTAATTTATCTTCTAAAGTCCGGGCGAGTTTGTTGAATGACCTTCCTGTAGCTAACTCTACGCGAAAATCAACAGCTAATTTATCAATCTCTGCGGCTTCACCTAAATCAACCCATGAGGGTTTACCAGTAGAACGTAACACCGCCGCCGCATAACGCGCTTTTCCCCAGGTTGGGACATCTTTCACCGATTGAGCATTGAACGGCCGATACTGCACAATCTCTACCAAGACTGCATTTTTGGGGATTTTGGCTTGAATGCTGGCTAATTTTATTGGTTGTGTTTGCTCACGGAATTCAGCACTTTTATTACTAATAGCTGCTTCTAGTTTGGCTTTGTCTGCTTCTAGTTGTTCTAGTTGAGGTTTTAGATTAGCAGTTTGTTTTGTTGATTCAGAAAATACTAATGCGGAGAGTTGCTGTTGTATTTGCAGCCATTGAGTAAATAATTTTTGAGTTTCGGGGTTTTTGTCTAGTTGAGTGCGGAGTATTTGGATGCTATCAGCTACAGCATCTAACACCAGTCCTTTGCGCCGCAGTACGGTGGTTAAGGCTAGAGATGCGGCGGTTGAATTTTTAGTTTTTTCTTGCAGGGATAAGGAAATGGCGGTGTTAGTTGTCCCCCGAAAAGTTCTCACGTAACTCTGTTTTCTTTGTTCTGAGCCGACTGCAAAAATCAAATTGAGATTTTTTGCCTCAATTTCTAGCCCACGACGTGAGAAATCAATAGCACGAGTATGATTACCCTTAGCTGAGTAGAGTAAGGCCAAATTATTCAAGCTCAGGGCGATTAATGGATGTTCTTTACCAAGTACCTGCTCATAAATAGCTAAAGCGCGGAGGTGCAATGGTTCTGCTTGTTGATAATTTCTTTGTATTTGATAGAGTTCAGCTAAGTTATGTAAAATTTGAGCAAAATTACGATGCTCTTGACCAAATACCTGCTCATAAATAGCCAAAGCGCGGAGATATAATGGTTCCGCTTGTTGATATTTACCTTGGGCGCGATAGAGTACAGCCAAATTATTTAAGCTTTGGGCAATCTGCGGATTTTCTTTACCTAAGACTTTCTCTCTGATAGCTAGAGAAAGCAAATATAATTGCTCTGCTTGTTGATATTGACTTTGTTCACCATAAAGTTCAGCCAAATTATTCAAGCTTTGAGCAACATCAGGATGTTCCTTACCCAGAACATTTGCATAAATTTCCAAAGAGCGAAGATACAATACTTCTGCCTGTTGATAATTGCCTTGTTCTTTGTAGAGTAAGGCTAAATTATTTAAGCTTTCAGCGACATAACGATGTTCTTTACCAAGTACCTTTTCATAAATAGCCAGCGATCGCAGATACAATGGTTCTGCTGCTTGATATTTTCCCTGTAATCGATACAGTTCCGCCAAGTTATTCAAGCTATTGGCAACATCAGGCGATTCTTGCCCTTGTGCCTTCTGATAAATAGCCAGAGAACGGAGATACAATGGTTCCGCCTGTTGATATTTTCCCTGTTCTTGATACAGTAAAGCTAAATTATTTAAAGCAATAGCGACATTGGGATCTTCTTTCCCTCGCACCTTTTCAGAAATTGCCAAAGCGCGGAAATATAATGGCTCGGCTTGTTGATATTTTCCCTGTAATCGATACAGTTCCGCCAAATTATTCAAGCTATTCGCAACTAATGGGTGTTCCTTACCCAGCACCTGCTCGCGGATAGCCAATACCCGTTCTGCTAAAGGGGTAGCAGTAGAGTATTTTCCTGCTTGGTATAACTTTCCTATCTGTTGATTAAGTTCTTGGGCTTGTTCTAAAGCTGCTTGCTCCTCTGCTGAGTATATAGGAGTTTGCTGTTGGGCGATCGCTCTAACTGACACACTCAACAATAACCCTGTTGTCATCACACCCGTTACTATCCAAGGTGCGAGACAAATACCCGCAGTACTCATCACATTGAATAACTTTTTCACACTCAACTCACTCTACCTCTAACTCACCTACCACCAAAACCCTCAACTCCGTCACCCGCTTCAAAGCTACATCATTAGTCAAAAAAGCCTCACAACCAGCCGTTTAAGCCACTGCTACCTGTAACGCATCGAGTAACTGAAGCTTATAATGCACCCTAATTCTTGCAGCTTCTCGTGCAATAGCAGCATTAATATCCACAAGAATTACTTGTTCTGGTTGTAAAACATCAACAAAAGCTTGCTCTAAATCTACTAACCCCAGAGCCATAGCACCTACCAAACATTCTGATAAAGTTATCCCAGATGCTACTGGTGTAATGTCAGTTGACAAAAGTTCAAAAATTGGATCGACT encodes:
- the pgl gene encoding 6-phosphogluconolactonase: MNKTVEILSDQSALVARSLELILSKLETAIAQRGQFTIALSGGSTPKPLYEAIAAQDLPWDKIHVFWGDERYVPASHPDSNELMARRAWLDRVNIPAANIHAVPTLDADPALSADKHEQDLREFFHTAPGEFPSLDVILLGMGDDAHTASLFPHTDALKVSDRLITVGNKDGNPRITFTYPFINTARSVIFVVAGANKRPALAKVFAPQADDFSYPSRLIRPQGELWWLLDSAAGAELPN
- a CDS encoding DUF2225 domain-containing protein, with the protein product MKKLFNVMSTAGICLAPWIVTGVMTTGLLLSVSVRAIAQQQTPIYSAEEQAALEQAQELNQQIGKLYQAGKYSTATPLAERVLAIREQVLGKEHPLVANSLNNLAELYRLQGKYQQAEPLYFRALAISEKVRGKEDPNVAIALNNLALLYQEQGKYQQAEPLYLRSLAIYQKAQGQESPDVANSLNNLAELYRLQGKYQAAEPLYLRSLAIYEKVLGKEHRYVAESLNNLALLYKEQGNYQQAEVLYLRSLEIYANVLGKEHPDVAQSLNNLAELYGEQSQYQQAEQLYLLSLAIREKVLGKENPQIAQSLNNLAVLYRAQGKYQQAEPLYLRALAIYEQVFGQEHRNFAQILHNLAELYQIQRNYQQAEPLHLRALAIYEQVLGKEHPLIALSLNNLALLYSAKGNHTRAIDFSRRGLEIEAKNLNLIFAVGSEQRKQSYVRTFRGTTNTAISLSLQEKTKNSTAASLALTTVLRRKGLVLDAVADSIQILRTQLDKNPETQKLFTQWLQIQQQLSALVFSESTKQTANLKPQLEQLEADKAKLEAAISNKSAEFREQTQPIKLASIQAKIPKNAVLVEIVQYRPFNAQSVKDVPTWGKARYAAAVLRSTGKPSWVDLGEAAEIDKLAVDFRVELATGRSFNKLARTLEDKLIAPIRPLLGDARHILISPDGQLTLIPFEALKDQQDKFLIQSYAFSYLTSGRDLLRFQANNQNASAPVVLADIDYDNQASTGGTAKTSGMRSSQNLRSGDLANLEFEALTATKDEAIAIKNVLPKAKLVLGKDATETAVKQIQSPSILHLATHGFFITDVEQNLNASSDLELTPSQPNILQVENPLLRSGLALAGANKRNQVTLGNDDGVLTALEVAGLDLRSNQLVVLSACETGKGDVKVGDGVYGLRRALVIAGSQSQVLSLWLVDDAATKDLMVKYYQNLQKGKGRHEALRAAQLDLLNSQEYQHPRFWAAFLPSGDWTPLSNVASDR
- a CDS encoding PIN domain-containing protein, which codes for MRISDALVGVSRLFLDTAPVIYFVERHPQFVDLVDPIFELLSTDITPVASGITLSECLVGAMALGLVDLEQAFVDVLQPEQVILVDINAAIAREAARIRVHYKLQLLDALQVAVA